The Festucalex cinctus isolate MCC-2025b chromosome 14, RoL_Fcin_1.0, whole genome shotgun sequence DNA window cgacgagattgaggagataaaatcttctcttaaaaaactcagtggaatggttgccgaattacttgaaatgaagaagagcattgagccacttcttcaggaaatacagcaattgaagaaagagacacaggaaaaagatcgacgcattgttgccttggaacaaaaagtggatgatttggaacaaaatcttcgtatcaacgatgtgatagtcaccggtatcaagatcaagccgcgccgtggccctttgagagctgcggctagcacgagcacggaagattctgaccaacattcagggaacgagactgtggaacagcaagtgacacttcaactcagagatttactataggattactatcgcggcaacacatcatcagtagggtaaaactaacctgtctcacgacggtctaaacccagctcacgttccctattagtgggtgaacaatccaacgcttggtgaattctgcttcacaatgataggaagagccgacatcgaaggatcaaaaagcgacgtcgctattaactgttgatcctgcgcacattaattacccaaagctggagttgtatatgattatttgctgactttgccaaggctaactcttgtttatacacctgcattgataacatgtattgctgttcccgtttgaatctaaatattgtctggctcgaattccgtttggacatttgttctaacagtcaaggctacatgataaggctgtattgtggctccaatgaatctgctgtcaatacgcaaaatgggggttggtggtctggttcctggaatgcggctggcgtaggccgctctgctgggtgagcgaggctgggcagcgcacaggagtcatcagatccacaacatgctagcaaccagtggtgctacctgaccagaatcgagtgctgaaattgcttgaaagcaatgggccgaatgcaaaccgatctactcttctggaaagcacaacatgtgtgaaagctgatccgaggtcagcgaagaccctactggtgaaagagaagaattgcgcttgccttggctgctcgcctggcggggtgggcttgctggtggcgtctggggaccgactcaccagttctaaatgactgggactagccacaatctacacacggacattcaagatgaactgagcgagcagtgtccgggatagtatgggatggataacgataaaaattaatgtctattctaaataatgtatatgattgatgcgttatagtaatgggtcaatggggacgggtctcgaataagcttcggcttctacccgtcagcccttctttcggacgtcaatgttgcaaatgatgtgatgtgattgatgtaaactgtaatgtgtccgaaaggaaaaaatgaataaactaaaaaactaaacaaaaaccatgtttgcttcgaactctgggttccactagttggcccaagtctgtggatctcagagccctgctgggcttgtactcaatcagcatttcttggatatattcaggacccaaaccatttagtgatttatagacgagtagcagaactttaaaatcgattctacagctgactgggaaccagtgtaaatccttaagtactggagtaatatgttctgatctctttgttttggtcagaactcgagctgcagcgttctgaatgagctgcaattgtctcatgttcttttgagagagtccagtcagaagaccgttacagtaatctagtctgctggagataaaagcatggataagcttctcttggtctgcttgaagcatgcagtccttcagtctggatatgtttttcagctggtaaaaggctgttttagtgatgaatttaatatgattactgaaggtcagatctgagtctattagtaccccaagatttcgaacttggtctttagtttctaaagacagtgactcaagctgttttttaacagcaatcctcttttctttattgccgaaaacaatgagctccgttttgttttcgttcagctgaaggaaattttggttcatccagttgttaacttgctctagagaatgacacaatgcgttaatagaactgctgtcatttggggacatagataaatacagttgtgtgtcatctgcataactatgatagtcaacatcggtgttctgaagcatttgacccaaaggtaacatatacagactgaacaacaggggtccaaggactgacccttgagggaccccacatgtcatggcctttcgatcagattcaaaatttccaatggtcacaaagtaactcctttcctccaaataggacctgaaccatttaaggactgttccatttaatcccacccaagtttccagcctgtctaacagtatattgtgatcaatcgtgtcaaatgctgcactgaagtccaacaagacgagcactgataccttccctgcatcagtgctcaatcttatatcattcagtactttaatcagagctgtttctgtactgtgatgaggtcggaaacctgactggaatttatccaaaagtccgtttaagctcaaaaaattgctgagctgattaaaaaccactttttcaactattttagttacgaagggaaagtttgcgattggtctataatttgctagcagggagacatccagtgttctcttttttagaatgggcttgacggcggctactttcagacatttaggaagttcacctgattgaagtgagcaatttattatttgttgtaaatcgatctgaacagatttcacaatggttttgaaaaagccagatggaattgtgtcaagacagctcgtggaaggtttcaattgctgaaccaagtctactacagtattttgatccaccgagtcaaattctgtcatggtaattaaattattcctaggtgattttaagtgcagcatcgttttgttattttgctggtttgtaacaatgtttgacctgatggcttgtactttttcactaaagtagcaggcaaattcattggatttatctgttgagtggagttctggcgctgttcgatttgggggatttgtaagtttgtcaaccacgccaaatagagtgcgtgtattgttgaggttcctactaataatttcagaaaagtgttgttgtctagctattactaactcttggttaaaatgacaaagacattgtctgtacaggtcaaaatgaacttggagtttagtttttctccactttcgctctgcttttctgcatttagatttcaaagtcattatgttggtagtacacctccaaggtgttttagttcgggatgaaatggtcttagttttaataggagcaacagcatccaaaacatttgagatttttgaggtgaattcatccagaagttcatcaacagtctctgcatttacagttggtgatgcagccattaattccataaacatgttgcttgtattctcatttatgtacctttttttaatcgagacagtagttgtttgaacttctgggattgtttgtaattcaaaaaacacacaggaatgatctgaaatagccagatctttcacctcaacagataaaatgtcaacacctttagagatgacgagatcaagaatgtgaccttgattgtgtgttggaccttttacatgttgtgagagaccaaaagtatcaagtatattacaaaattctttggtatttttatccaagttgttgtcaacatgaatgttaaagtctccagttaagaccagatagataatcatagtcggtacaaattactgacagcattgtAGACACGTCCACTTCCTTCTTTTCCCTTTATCTTTGGATGTTTTTGCCTCGCTCATCAGGCGAACAGACATTgacgtatatatttttttatgttcattgaTGCAGGCCGACGTCATTGTCGTGTCAACCATTTCAACGGTGGGCGGGGAATGGGCCATGTTGAACGCTGTCGGGGGGCCAGGGGCGGCGGGCGGGCGTTCTCTGATGTGACATATTTGATGTTGACGACGGTCGCACTTTGGCCCCTCAGTGGGAAGTGGGAGCTGGCCCGTGGAGTCGGGGGCTCGTCGGCTGTCCGGCGTCCTCTGCGCTGCTGGCGCTGGCGGCTCTGGCGATCCTGCTGAGGGCGCCCTCGTACGGCGAGGGCAGGTAGACCATCAGGAAGACGCCGTCGTCGGAGGCGGAGCTGGGCAGCCGGCGGAGCGACGACAGCAACCGGCAATTCCTCTCGGGGTCCCGCAGGTCCTCCAGCGCGACCACGTCGGCCAATCCCAGTTTACCGCCCAAGGCCAAGCCCCGCTTCCGGCGCCACAGAGCCACGGCCACCACGCCTAGGAAGAGAAGCAGGAAGGAGACTGTCGCCACGGCGATGGCGGCCGTCGGACCCCAGTTCCAGGCTCTCGTCTCGCCGCCCGAACTCTGCTGCTGGGCCTacgtacgcacgcacacacgtgacGTCATCAGCTCGCGTGACGTCATGGCAAAGTGGACTTTTGGCATATGAAACGGCAAAAATTCGACTTCATCAATTTGCAACTTCACCATTTCAGCTATTTTCCCGGTTTTTGCTCAAAAATGACATCccccaaataaaaagagctagGATGCATTCAAGGAAGGTCGGAAGTTAggtatatccgagttggtttttaccagttccgacctgaaagcgttagaggcgaaagtaaacaaccaaaattacTGGTCGCCACTGTAGAATGACGTCACGTCTAGGCtctcggtgaagtcggggtccttttttttttccgacttcgcattccgtacacacttcctgctttgaactcggaaaagtcccacTTCCCACCATACTTGAATGCAGCATATCTCTGCATCCACAAGGTATATTtgaataatccttgtttcataGTAAAGGGAACatttgagagaaaaacaaaCCCCTTGTGTGCTTTGCATGAAGTAGCACAGCGGGAGAGCCAAATTTTTTCACTGTTATTTGATCATTCAACAAGTTGGTGTTTGAGCTGCTTTTGGGGCATGTCAAAACTGGCAGTTTTCTACAGTTGAATTTGAGGTGCATGATATTGTTTGATGATTAGTGCATTGTTTCACACAGTTTCTTAACCATTGCAGAGAAATGGGAAgttcaggtccagaaagtaaaaagcctgccacagtttggctttagccacaggtgcttctactcgaCTGGCAGGTAGGTAAACGCGCGGTGTGGGTCAACCTGTGGGCTGcggccaaactgtggcaggctttttactttctggacaacTCGTTGTGAAAAGTACACAAACGACATGATGACACCTGTCACATGAAATCAGAGCCAAGACGTGAGATGCCAAATGTTATCATTCACCTATTAggaacatttgtgttattttccatCTCTTAAATTGTACACGACACATAGCCTAATTGTGATGCTTGGATGAATATGATTGCGGTTTTCAAACAATAATTGTCACTTCAATTCACGGAGTCAGCGTTTCCTTTCTTGCTTTTCTCTTTTCTAAACTTTGACCCGCCTGAATATAACTATTTCCCTGTGACGTCATTTGCTCGCTTGGAAATGACATTCCCGATACGTAACGTCACGTGTCTTTCTGACTGCCATCTGATGATTTTGATAAAACAAGTTTTAATGTTGAAATTAAGCATAATGTTGTGTCCGTAACGATATACGAAATTAAACCTAcctctatatttaaaaaaaaaaagaaggtgatTTTGATGTCCAGTCGAAAAAGGTTTGTTTGTTGTCAGCAGCGTTGACGGTTGTTGTCCCGCAGAGGGCGCTGTGGATCAATCACAATCCTCAAAGCCACGTCTTCCTTCtcttacatgtattttttttaatttcataaatgttcaaaagAGTACAGTCTACAATCCATGTGTaatgttgctcttttttttcccctttttttttaatcgcataCATTTGGAATTATTACGAGTCAAATACTTGAAATAAGTCCATCAATTCCTTATCACGAGTTCTGTACATTTTTATGTGAACGTTCTCAAACACTTTATTCAAATTAACCACATATTTCATGTACAGAATGCAAATTCATCTGTGTTTCGTCTTTTAATATTCGTCTTAACATTTTAACACTGCATTATTTTCAGTCTGATTGGATTCAAAATAATTATTGGCGATGATCAAGCAAATCAACAGTCCCAAAAAAAGGAGTCGCTATATTGTTCTGAACGATCCTTTACGTGCACGTTAATGCATTTGAATCTCATTTCGTTAGCGTAATCGCAAGATATTCATTTTGACAACTACCAACTCACGACTCATCGACTCAAGTTTTTGCGGATGAcgtcacttttattttggatTGCTAATGACGCTAATaggctaaacaaacaaacaaacaaacaacaaaacaaaatgcctcATTTGCGTGCGCAAGTGGAGAAGTTTGAATTGTGTTCTGAGATGAGACTCACGTACATCGCTGTGCGCGTCAGTGGACGTCGCGCTCGACCAGTCGAGCGAATCTCGGCCGGCGGGGCCGAACTTGGTCCAGCTGCTATCCAGAAGCTTCCTCATGGTGCCCAATCCGACCgagcgctgctgctgctgaccaCTGGCGTCATGCGCGCGTGTCTGTGCGCTCCGCACTGACGGCGGCACCATATTAAAGCTCGGCAtgggcgtgcgtgtgcgcgcgtgtacgAGTGAGAGCTGTACTGATGGGAGGGGCGTGAACGTCTGGTTGTCCACATGCTGCTGCTCCAGTGGTGCCTCATGTTACGAGTCACTCCATTTGTTGACATACGAGCGCGTTGCATTCAAGCAGCAGATTGGCACATGGTCAAGAAAGAAAGGTGCCATGTGACGCCATTTCCTTCTTCCAGTTTGGACAACATTTgcgctttctttctttcgcaTAAAAAGTTTGAGCTCAACTCAATTTTTGGTTGAGTTGTTGTGCTTTGCATGATTTTTGGCTGCAGCCAcgtcaacaactttttttttaagctgactTCCatttgctgcgattggctggcaaccagtccagggtgtaccccgcctactgcccagagctagctgagataggctccagcaccccccgcaacccttgtgaggaataagcggtcaagatgatggatggatggatggacttccaTTTGCTCAGCAGCATAATGTGCGAATCAGGCGaattcagatgacatcacaatggcATCAACATGTGCAATTGAGAAttggtctaaaatatcgatatatcgaaattatgttccttttcatagcccaatatcgattgataaaaccatgaatcgatacttttatactgcacaaaaaaaactagccagtaGAGGGTgcttgaactgcacaaatggaaagcaacctgactttttgaacagatttgttgcttttaatatcgtgatatgacgacaatatattgtgacagttttaatatctcaatatcacaatattgccgttatcgttacatccctaattggtAGTGTGTGTAATCCTGAAGTGAATCCAAAATCAATGTGAATCGtcaattgaatcgaatcgggacTTTCTGAAAGGAATGAAAtccattttggaaatctgaatcgatacccagccctacttgagACCTGTTGACGTTGTTGCACATTTGGTGAAAATAAAATTAGCTCTTTTTCAAAAGTGTGACATGAAATCACTCACGTCGGAACTTTTtctccgttttttgtttgtttgtttgtttgcacttGTGTTTCCTCGCAGCAAACAAAGTTGAGGGACGAGACGCCTGATGTGAAAGCCGCTTAACGGCCAAGATCAActttgagatttatttattttttcgtgtGGAAATCTCCAATCCTGCAAAGTCAAGTGAGCATTGTGCTGGtggcaccacacgcacacacacgcactggcCTACTTCctgccacgcacacacacacggatgGGAGGGCGGGATTAGTAGTCGGGCGTCCTGCTCGTCATTGAGGACAAGTTGACGAGTTCATCACTGCTTCAATGAACTCGCTTCCAAAGACACCAACAGGAAAGCGGCAAAATCACATTTTCTAATATGATTTTTTAGCAGTGGTGATAATTATGGAGACAATTTTGCAGCATATCCACATCGATTGAAAGATCAGCCATTCCATTTCCCATTTCATACTTGCTAGTTGGAGATGTTGTGCTCTCTGCGGGCCACGaggattcacttttttttttctgttttttttttacaacttcatatcaaaataatccCAAGTGACAAGCCAAAGATGaaatgtcaattttatttggaatgttGTCAAACTTCATTTCGTGCCGAGAAGTGAAGGAAGAATTTCTTTGCTGACCTTTTCTTTCAATTTGCAACAAGATGGCaacattttgttgaaaattgCATGACGTCAATGTCGTTGGGAAGATTTTGTTGGTCAAAACGTTTTTGACAAGTTTGCATGACgccaatattttcatttttactgcaaatTAATGTCGGCCTCCTGAAGATTTGCAATTGGAGATGACCAATCTCGATCCAGCTCCAGTTTGGCTTTGAGGCACTTGCAACTCGCCGACTTCAAGCAAAGCAAAAGCGTGGCCAGCTTTTCACTTTGTGGAACTCGGATTTGACATCTCCGATTGCCATCGGTTATcagccactgatctgaatatatgactggatagccacgAGACTTTAgaggtcgcgaggccgccatattgctcctcccaagaaacgtttttcGCCATACGATCCGATACATTcacagtatccaaattggagaacatttgagacagtatttagtagaaacagcatgattgatcatgttttaaatttgttcaacataaacgaggacttcagacattttacaacttgccttaaatacatgtagaaatGATATGCTTTAATTCATTGACTGGcagctattttcacagaagcaacccccttcagtTCCATctgttttaataaaaatttgacagattttgcaaggcccacagaatagtgtcttattgctataaaaccatgaaatttatcaaaagaaagattaaagtattttctttcgtcagaaaaaaaaaaaagagtatatttctatctgtttccgttttgcagcaactagcattggaatatagcttcATCAGTATTCtaaatttatttagaattgtgagtattttagctttttcccccaacatggccctggttgatcgcctttgctctgctgccatctgctggccgtttgtgtaataagttCATTTATTCAACTGTTCTGTGCAGttgaggggctgcatcaaagccttctgtatgctctcgcataaaaaaaaaaacagtttataaatagtaatacgtctttgggacagtaCAGGATAGTACAGGAGAAAACATGtatactttttaaattaaagaattctaagtgtaattcaacaaaagatgcctctgccaaatctaatattggggtctaaggaactgagcgataacaGAAAAAGGAGGTCTTAAAAGactttttaacttgttaaaaaatagtgaccacctgGGCACAAACCCTCCAacccgcctccggccttatactaactgcctacgatctgtatatgtctcatctgtacggaTAGCGTATAGTTTATTCAGTAGTCTGCtggcgaggtgggaggagcaagatggccggcttgtgacttcaacagcttgcacagGCATTTATGGGCTGttagctatccagtcatatattcagatcagtggtatCAGCCctgcagaaaaacaaacaaagcaataaACTGAGACACTGTCGCCCTCTGCTGGCAACAGAAATGAAGGTCACAAGTGCGCATGTTGCCAAGGTCACACGAGCAAGGCCGGCAGCTGGCTCGCTCGCGTCACATCTCGACCAGCACAAAGAATTGACGCAAATGACGGCAAAGAATCGATATTGATCAAAAAGCAATAAACGCACCGCGCGAGTCGTActcttcatcgtcatcatcctcTTTGGTTCCTCGCGGGTGGGCGGGCCCCACAACGAGGCTATAGCGGGAAGTTCGCCACGTCAAGCGGACGCGCCGAGCGCAAATTGCCGGGGGGTGATGTCATGGCGTGATGTCGTAGAGCGTGCCCACGCGCGCCAGCCAATCGCGCAGGGCCTGGCGCACGGCGCCGTCGCTGACGTGGCACGCCAGCTGGCACACGCTCGGGTAGAGCGCCGGCTGAAGCGCCACGAAGGTCGCGTCGGAAAGTTGCAGGAAGTGATGCAGCGCCGTCGCCACCATCTTGCTCCATGCCTGGATgacaagcacacgcacacacgtcatcatcctcatcatcatcatcatcatcatcaccaggaCCAGGTGAGCGACACATCATGAGTTACTTGCACACTTCACAACACGACGTCACATGTCATAACAAGCGGCAAGGCTCAAATGTTCAATGCTCAAAAAGAGCAACTTTCGAAccctgtttattattttttatttatttttttgccaatcAATGACTTAATTTGAGGAGCAATTTCATGGACGATTGTTTGCTTCTTCATAGGACCAAATGAAATCAGTGGTCCCTCCCCCAAGAAACGTTTTTCGCCATACGATctgatacatttacagtatccaaaatggagaacatttgagacagtacttagtagaaacagcatgatttatcatGTTTTCAATTTGatcaacataaacaagaggacttcagacatttgacaacttgtttacaggaggaaacttgtatattttctgtattaaagaattctaactgtaattcaccaaaagatgcctctgccaaatttaaaattggggtctaaggaactgagcgttaaaagaaaaagtggtCATCAAAGCTGCACATGCCGTCcacttgatatttttttaaacttgttaaaaaatagtgaccacctgGGCACAAACCCCTCCACCCAATCTCCGGCTttctactaactgcctacgagctgcatatgtctcatctgtatgtatagcgtatagtttatacagcagtctgctcgcgaggcgggagtaacaagatggccgccctatgACTTCAATAGCTTGCacggcgtgtatgggctatcggctatcccgtcacatatacaggtcagtggtctttACACTcgtcaacaaacaaacagctgGCGTGCTGACATGTGACATGCGTGTCGCCACGTTAGCGTTTTAGCGTCACCTGGATCTGCGCCTGCGCGTCGCTGGCGGCGACGTGTCCGTGGGAGCCGACGGCCGAGCCCGATCGAGAACGCAGGACTTCGGCACCGGCGCTGTGGGAGTGTCGGAGGGGCGGGGTCTGCGGATCCTGCGCCAGACCACGCCCCCGCGGCCGCCTGTCGCACTTGCTGCGTTTGTATTGGCTGACCAGCTTGGCCAAGCTTCGGTCCGTCGCCATGGAGACCAGCTTGGTGCCGGCACTCTCCCACCAGTCCTTCCCGCAGCCGTCGCGCAAGCTGGCGGGAAAACGCGGCAAAAAGGAAAacgtaaacaacaacaaaaaatgtctaaTCAAATCAAACGTTTGTCAGCGACGACATCATTGAATCTGACCTGAACGGCGGAGTGTGCGCGGCAGGCGTTTCCCCCGGCGACGGCGTGCGACA harbors:
- the LOC144001373 gene encoding uncharacterized protein LOC144001373 isoform X2; the encoded protein is MYAQQQSSGGETRAWNWGPTAAIAVATVSFLLLFLGVVAVALWRRKRGLALGGKLGLADVVALEDLRDPERNCRLLSSLRRLPSSASDDGVFLMVYLPSPYEGALSRIARAASASSAEDAGQPTSPRLHGPAPTSH
- the LOC144001373 gene encoding uncharacterized protein LOC144001373 isoform X1, whose protein sequence is MPSFNMVPPSVRSAQTRAHDASGQQQQRSVGLGTMRKLLDSSWTKFGPAGRDSLDWSSATSTDAHSDAQQQSSGGETRAWNWGPTAAIAVATVSFLLLFLGVVAVALWRRKRGLALGGKLGLADVVALEDLRDPERNCRLLSSLRRLPSSASDDGVFLMVYLPSPYEGALSRIARAASASSAEDAGQPTSPRLHGPAPTSH